The Candidatus Dependentiae bacterium genome includes a window with the following:
- a CDS encoding FAD-dependent monooxygenase: protein MNTIKTVRLCPPKISAEHIKEKIVCIRAHRERIFETSMQLIGDKLIYHNYGQGGAGWTFLFGCVNESIRQFEQKINEMPNIKNKPICIIGAGCYGLLTAIILTQKGYSVRIVAKETETIASNKAAGFFFPRPRKSSTPGERAIFESRGMESYRIYKQIALGNHPFIKGGPKILPAYYGLDIDPGFAPYIQAGLVDAPQEVIIDFSSGKKYPAIEYQTIFINSSMLMKELNRLQNELRIPISMGTVENFLDVPELIIFNCAGLGARELTSDKRIVPVQGHLITLQNQSIQDLQYMINVKVVQLSPKGTPRDELIYFAPKEDGILGITFIRGQDSLAANHYEFERLLERCHDFFGTDT from the coding sequence TTGAATACAATAAAAACCGTTCGCCTCTGCCCGCCAAAAATTTCTGCAGAACATATTAAAGAAAAAATTGTGTGCATCCGTGCGCACAGAGAACGCATTTTTGAAACCTCTATGCAGTTGATTGGCGACAAGCTTATTTACCATAATTACGGGCAAGGAGGCGCGGGGTGGACCTTCCTTTTTGGCTGCGTAAATGAATCGATTCGGCAGTTTGAACAAAAAATAAATGAGATGCCAAATATTAAAAATAAACCGATTTGCATAATTGGAGCCGGTTGTTACGGACTTTTAACCGCTATTATACTGACGCAAAAAGGATATTCTGTTCGAATCGTGGCAAAAGAAACTGAAACGATCGCCTCAAATAAAGCTGCCGGCTTCTTTTTTCCTCGCCCTCGCAAATCATCGACGCCCGGTGAGCGCGCTATTTTTGAATCGCGAGGCATGGAATCATATCGCATTTACAAACAAATTGCGCTTGGCAATCATCCTTTTATCAAAGGTGGGCCCAAGATTTTGCCAGCCTATTATGGATTAGATATTGATCCGGGATTCGCGCCTTATATTCAAGCGGGCCTTGTGGATGCACCGCAAGAAGTGATTATTGATTTTAGCTCAGGCAAAAAATATCCCGCAATCGAATATCAAACCATATTTATTAATTCATCAATGTTGATGAAAGAGCTCAATCGCCTGCAAAATGAATTACGCATTCCTATTTCAATGGGCACTGTTGAAAATTTTCTCGATGTGCCTGAATTAATTATCTTTAACTGCGCTGGGTTGGGAGCTCGTGAATTAACGAGTGATAAACGAATTGTGCCAGTGCAAGGCCATTTAATTACTCTGCAAAATCAATCAATCCAAGATTTACAATACATGATAAATGTAAAAGTTGTGCAATTATCACCAAAAGGAACGCCGCGAGACGAATTAATTTATTTTGCGCCAAAAGAGGATGGCATTTTAGGCATCACATTTATTCGCGGCCAAGATTCACTCGCTGCAAATCACTATGAATTTGAGCGCCTTCTTGAACGATGCCATGATTTTTTTGGAACTGACACCTAA
- a CDS encoding cupin domain-containing protein: protein MVFNKNIFDLATENTFFRKELITGKHSQVVLMSIPAGGEIGLEQHDVDQILVFVQGDGQVIIKGQTSPLGKNHLVFIPAGVEHNFKNTGSKELKLFTIYAPSEHEIGTVQKIKPE from the coding sequence ATGGTTTTTAATAAAAATATTTTTGATTTAGCAACTGAAAATACTTTTTTTAGGAAAGAGCTTATTACCGGTAAGCATAGTCAAGTTGTACTCATGAGTATACCCGCAGGAGGCGAGATCGGGCTTGAACAGCACGATGTTGATCAAATACTTGTCTTTGTTCAGGGTGATGGCCAAGTTATAATAAAGGGCCAAACCTCTCCTTTAGGGAAGAATCATCTTGTATTCATTCCAGCAGGTGTTGAGCATAATTTTAAGAACACTGGGTCCAAAGAGCTCAAGTTATTTACAATTTACGCACCATCTGAGCATGAGATTGGCACTGTTCAAAAAATAAAACCAGAATAA
- a CDS encoding DUF1761 domain-containing protein, whose amino-acid sequence MDISFFSHLNYVAVLVSSLAFFFIGSVWFSGLFGSIWVEELGKHGIKIKKPSSSEIMSKMILTFAANVIASLAMAWLVEVTGSSTLYSGFILGKIVAIGFAATAIGSVFIWESKSLKLFLIDAGYPAVGIIVSAIILSVWH is encoded by the coding sequence ATGGATATAAGCTTTTTTTCACATCTTAATTATGTAGCGGTTCTTGTATCATCGCTCGCATTTTTCTTTATTGGTTCAGTTTGGTTTTCTGGCCTCTTTGGATCAATCTGGGTTGAAGAACTAGGCAAGCATGGTATTAAAATCAAGAAACCTTCATCAAGCGAAATAATGTCGAAAATGATTTTGACGTTCGCTGCAAACGTTATTGCTTCTCTTGCGATGGCATGGCTCGTAGAAGTTACGGGATCATCAACTCTCTATTCGGGATTCATTTTAGGAAAAATCGTCGCTATTGGTTTTGCTGCAACGGCAATCGGATCAGTATTTATTTGGGAAAGTAAATCTCTTAAACTTTTTCTAATTGATGCTGGTTATCCTGCAGTTGGCATTATAGTCAGCGCTATCATTCTTTCTGTTTGGCACTAA
- a CDS encoding NAD(P)H-dependent oxidoreductase yields MKKIIVFCAFIALFSHQPFSFGKTMPTILLVLGSERKGRMAEPLSQAIAAIVDRSKVNVRIIDLQEYSLPFIDLHNPQRTGTMEKWAAEVRDADALILLIPNYNDGYSSVIKNAIDVLVDEGKNKIAGLVSYAGGYGSTNPITTLTPCLKSIGIEPLADSYVVIPFISSALASDNTFKKNEVSDEIKKMLLDMYKKLGVA; encoded by the coding sequence ATGAAAAAAATAATTGTTTTTTGTGCTTTTATAGCCCTATTTTCGCACCAGCCGTTTTCGTTTGGCAAAACGATGCCAACGATTCTTCTGGTTCTTGGCAGCGAACGGAAGGGAAGAATGGCAGAGCCGCTTTCCCAAGCGATTGCAGCGATCGTCGATAGATCAAAAGTTAATGTGCGTATTATCGATTTGCAGGAATATTCATTGCCATTCATTGATCTTCACAATCCACAAAGAACCGGTACCATGGAAAAATGGGCAGCGGAAGTGCGCGATGCTGATGCGCTTATTCTTTTAATTCCAAATTATAATGATGGCTATTCGTCGGTGATTAAAAATGCAATAGATGTGCTTGTTGATGAAGGTAAGAATAAGATCGCCGGTTTGGTTAGTTATGCTGGTGGTTATGGTAGCACAAATCCGATCACCACTTTAACACCGTGCCTTAAGTCAATTGGTATTGAGCCACTTGCCGATTCGTACGTTGTTATACCATTTATTTCGAGTGCTCTTGCGAGTGATAATACATTTAAAAAAAATGAAGTAAGTGATGAAATAAAAAAAATGTTATTGGATATGTATAAAAAATTAGGAGTCGCATGA
- the arfB gene encoding aminoacyl-tRNA hydrolase, with the protein MKNDVPIKNGIIIPEHELEITTSRSGGAGGQHVNKTETRITLRWNVKTSTVLPDELKMRIMENLQSRLTAEGDLIIHSSATRSQQQNKELALAQLAHTIRKALYVPKKRMATRVSRTAKEARVQVKRKRSEVKKMRNKKIFDE; encoded by the coding sequence ATGAAAAATGATGTACCAATCAAAAACGGTATTATTATCCCCGAACACGAACTAGAAATTACTACCAGCAGATCTGGCGGCGCTGGGGGGCAGCATGTTAATAAGACAGAAACGCGCATCACCCTCCGTTGGAATGTAAAAACCTCAACCGTATTGCCTGATGAATTAAAAATGCGCATTATGGAAAACTTACAATCACGCTTGACAGCCGAAGGTGATTTGATCATTCACAGCAGCGCGACACGCAGCCAACAGCAAAATAAAGAACTCGCTCTCGCGCAACTTGCGCATACTATTCGTAAAGCGCTCTATGTTCCTAAAAAAAGAATGGCAACTCGGGTTTCAAGAACAGCTAAAGAAGCTCGGGTACAGGTGAAAAGAAAGCGAAGCGAAGTTAAAAAAATGCGAAACAAAAAAATTTTTGATGAATAA